One Lasioglossum baleicum chromosome 6, iyLasBale1, whole genome shotgun sequence genomic window carries:
- the Nc2alpha gene encoding negative cofactor 2 alpha isoform X1 → MPSKKKKYNARFPAGRIKKIMQTDEEVGKVAQAVPIIISRTLELFVHSLLTKTMQITNAKNAKTLSPSHMKQCILSESRFDFLKDLVKSLPDISGPDDEVPTPPLTPAPIISNTSNTSASNPMLRHYEVEFQKQHMGLTAEVKVEQKYSNDNGGTGMHNSGTVDQIVTNTSVSQVPEFQISVPTSFQISQPNFYTEVNPMNLSTNTSSVSASNPPTSNFAHTANLDEDYDT, encoded by the exons ATGCcaagtaaaaagaaaaaatacaatgcccgTTTTCCAGCT GGACGAATTAAGAAAATTATGCAGACCGATGAAGAAGTTGGAAAAGTTGCACAGGCGGTGCCAATTATAATCT CTAGGACATTAGAGTTGTTTGTACATTCATTACTTACCAAAACTATGCAAATTACTAATGCCAAGAATGCCAAAACTTTGAGCCCGTCTCACAT gaaACAATGCATCCTGTCGGAAAGCcgctttgattttttaaaagacTTAGTGAAGTCATTGCCAGATATTTCAGGGCCTGACGACGAAGTACCTACGCCGCCATTAACACCCGCTCCAATAATTTCAAATACATCGAATACATCTGCTTCTAATCCAATGTTGAGACATTACGAAGTAGA ATTTCAAAAGCAACACATGGGTTTAACAGCTGAAGTAAAAGTTGAACAGAAATACTCAAATGATAACGGAGGAACAGGAATGCATAATTCTGGCACTGTGGACCAAATCGTTACGAATACATCTGTTTCTCAGGTTCCAGAATTTCAGATATCTGTGCCTACATCGTTTCAAATTAGTCAACCAAATTTTTATACCGAAGTGAATCCTATGAATTTGAGTACAAACACATCCAGTGTCAGTGCAAGCAATCCGCCAACATCAAATTTTGCTCATACTGCCAATCTTGACGAAGATTACGACACATAG
- the Nc2alpha gene encoding negative cofactor 2 alpha isoform X2, protein MQTDEEVGKVAQAVPIIISRTLELFVHSLLTKTMQITNAKNAKTLSPSHMKQCILSESRFDFLKDLVKSLPDISGPDDEVPTPPLTPAPIISNTSNTSASNPMLRHYEVEFQKQHMGLTAEVKVEQKYSNDNGGTGMHNSGTVDQIVTNTSVSQVPEFQISVPTSFQISQPNFYTEVNPMNLSTNTSSVSASNPPTSNFAHTANLDEDYDT, encoded by the exons ATGCAGACCGATGAAGAAGTTGGAAAAGTTGCACAGGCGGTGCCAATTATAATCT CTAGGACATTAGAGTTGTTTGTACATTCATTACTTACCAAAACTATGCAAATTACTAATGCCAAGAATGCCAAAACTTTGAGCCCGTCTCACAT gaaACAATGCATCCTGTCGGAAAGCcgctttgattttttaaaagacTTAGTGAAGTCATTGCCAGATATTTCAGGGCCTGACGACGAAGTACCTACGCCGCCATTAACACCCGCTCCAATAATTTCAAATACATCGAATACATCTGCTTCTAATCCAATGTTGAGACATTACGAAGTAGA ATTTCAAAAGCAACACATGGGTTTAACAGCTGAAGTAAAAGTTGAACAGAAATACTCAAATGATAACGGAGGAACAGGAATGCATAATTCTGGCACTGTGGACCAAATCGTTACGAATACATCTGTTTCTCAGGTTCCAGAATTTCAGATATCTGTGCCTACATCGTTTCAAATTAGTCAACCAAATTTTTATACCGAAGTGAATCCTATGAATTTGAGTACAAACACATCCAGTGTCAGTGCAAGCAATCCGCCAACATCAAATTTTGCTCATACTGCCAATCTTGACGAAGATTACGACACATAG